A DNA window from Calliphora vicina chromosome 1, idCalVici1.1, whole genome shotgun sequence contains the following coding sequences:
- the LOC135963229 gene encoding zinc finger protein 62-like translates to MSSLKLSSTIEARHKCRCCTQPAVNSIKLETFVNNCGDMEKTYREIVNEITNFDVLRIPPCKEHILPQQICMECGTQIVNSYKFIQQACKVTELYLRLGEEQNTQDDFKSLQETLMEITEKPTVEDDYKEIKIEPINIEFIELTNAETDDSEPDNGDREFDNCKENSSEEDSDEPESLNDYDLSAEPTLRRCDICFKIYKNEHTLKIHKRYIHMPEEDKISCPLCIYKASRSSALKAHMGLEHGMDKVCEYFKPVVKEKARKYSCNLCSNSYVRKYSLRNHIRRKHVEKTPEDEIKTENIISKAEKPKEKERFLCTYCGKSYSFKNSLKSHIRTHTGERPFACDICNKTFRRSIGLTMHRVIHSDEKPHKCHVCGKGFKIMGKLKFHMRVHSELRPFKCSQCEKSFKYASVLKSHMYMHTGELPFACKTCGDAFALRTSLNYHCLKNAHEK, encoded by the exons ATGAGTTCTTTAAAACTTTCCTCAACAATTGAGGCTCGTCACAAATGCCGGTGTTGCACACAACCTGCTGTAAATTCTATTAAACTGGAGACGTTTGTGAACAATTGTGGGGATATGGAAAAAACCTACAGGGAAATTGTTAATGAAATCACTAATTTCGATGTACTGCGA ATACCGCCGTGTAAAGAGCATATTTTGCCTCAACAAATATGCATGGAATGTGGTACACAAATTGTCAATtcctataaatttatacaacaggCCTGTAAAGTTACTGAGCTATATCTAAGACTGGGAGAAGAGCAGAATACTCaagatgattttaaaagtttacaaGAAACACTTATGGAAATAACAGAAAAACCTACAGTAGAGGATGATTACAAAGAAATCAAAATAGAACCTATAAACATTGAATTCATCGAATTAACTAATGCAGAGACAGACGATAGTGAACCAGACAATGGGGATAG AGAATTTGACAACTGCAAAGAAAACTCCTCTGAAGAAGACAGCGATGAGCCAGAATCACTAAATGATTACGATCTTTCTGCAGAACCTACACTTAGACGCTGTGACATTTGCTTTAAGATATACAAAAACGAACATACTCTTAAAATACACAAACGTTACATTCACATGCCGGAGGAAGATAAAATTTCCTGTCCCCTATGTATTTACAAAGCCAGTAGATCATCAGCATTAAAGGCTCACATGGGCTTAGAGCATGGCATGGATAAAGTATGTGAATATTTTAAGCCTGTTGTGAAAGAAAAAGCTAGAAAGTATTCTTGTAATTTATGTTCAAATTCCTATGTACGCAAATACAGTCTCCGCAATCATATTCGTAGAAAACATGTAGAAAAAACGCCAGAAGATGAAATTAAAACGGAAAACATCATTTCAAAAGCAgaaaaaccaaaagaaaaagAACGTTTTCTTTGTACCTACTGTGGAAAGTCGTACAGTTTTAAAAATAGCCTAAAATCTCATATACGTACACATACGGGCGAAAGACCATTTGCCTGTGATATTTGTAATAAAACCTTCAGACGTTCAATTGGACTAACAATGCATCGGGTAATACACAGTGATGAGAAACCTCATAAATGCCATGTATGCGGCAAAGGTTTTAAAATAAtgggtaaattaaaatttcatatgcGAGTCCATTCGGAATTGAGACCTTTTAAATGTAGTCAATGTGAAAAGTCTTTTAAGTACGCCagcgttttaaaatcacacatGTATATGCATACAGGAGAATTGCCGTTTGCTTGTAAAACCTGTGGGGACGCGTTTGCATTAAGGACTTCATTAAATTATCACTGTTTAAAAAATGCTCATGAGAAGtaa
- the LOC135956548 gene encoding RNA-binding protein 42, which produces MGTKRKNIEDELSRFEAEISKPATTAAPSTRNLFVPNQVRPIIAANTYSQVQQKLQQQPTNTASSVAPPSMPPRITVQPPPIPPPAFMPTFVPTQAVKTHVPVTTTPVVLSSAPKLYQSRQSVNVPSVPVAMPIDVNSIQFDVTQKLKKLKAEKSGPNPIAEEAIKAAKASSALQSFQSTEKKKKDRKTVRIAGGQVWEDSSLADWPDDDFRIFCGDLGNDVNDEVLTRTFNKYPSFQRARVVRDKRTGKSKGFGFVSFREPSDFIKAMKEMDGRYVGSRPIKLRKSSWRQRSLDVVKKKEREKQLLLQSFNA; this is translated from the coding sequence ATTGAGGATGAATTGTCACGGTTTGAGGCGGAAATATCAAAACCCGCCACAACAGCGGCACCGTCAACACGTAATCTTTTCGTACCCAACCAGGTGAGACCCATAATAGCAGCCAATACCTACAGCCAGGTTCAGCAAAAACTCCAACAGCAACCAACAAATACTGCAAGTTCAGTGGCACCACCTAGCATGCCGCCAAGAATCACTGTTCAACCACCTCCCATACCACCACCGGCGTTCATGCCAACATTTGTTCCCACACAAGCTGTAAAGACACACGTACCCGTTACAACCACCCCCGTGGTGTTAAGCAGTGCGCCGAAGTTGTATCAGAGTCGGCAGTCGGTAAATGTTCCTTCGGTGCCCGTTGCAATGCCAATAGATGTCAATTCCATACAGTTTGATGTTACACAGAAATTGAAAAAGTTGAAAGCAGAAAAATCGGGACCAAATCCCATTGCAGAAGAAGCCATTAAAGCGGCAAAAGCTTCGTCGGCTCTGCAGTCGTTCCAGTCTACCGAAAAGAAGAAGAAAGATCGTAAAACAGTACGTATAGCCGGTGGTCAGGTATGGGAAGATTCATCTTTGGCCGATTGGCCCGACGATGATTTCCGCATCTTCTGTGGTGATTTAGGCAATGATGTCAACGATGAAGTTCTAACGCGTACATTTAACAAATATCCCTCCTTTCAAAGAGCCCGTGTAGTACGTGATAAACGTACGGGGAAAAGTAAAGGCTTTGGTTTTGTTAGCTTTCGCGAACCGTCTGATTTCATAAAGGCAATGAAAGAAATGGATGGACGGTATGTGGGAAGTCGACCAATCAAATTGCGGAAAAGCTCTTGGCGTCAACGTAGTTTGGATGTGGTCAAGAAAAAGGAACGTGAGAAGCAATTGTTGCTGCAGTCATTCAACGCTTAA
- the Taf12 gene encoding transcription initiation factor TFIID subunit 12 isoform X1 yields MSDIFNNFDSNGAGGDDSQDIIMASPSQSSPMANNNSNSTGTSGGGAGASNTMTNNTGSSSSSGNSTNANTKPSTGPESQPVLTKARLLELVREVDTTAQLDEDVEELLLQIADDFVEDAVKATCAFAKHRKVSKVEVRDVQLHLERKWNMWIPGFGTDELRPYKRAAITEAHKQRLALIRKTIKKY; encoded by the exons atgtcggatatttttaacaatttcgaTAGTAACGGTGCTGGTGGTGACGATTCTCAAGATATAATAATGGCATCACCATCTCAAAGTAGCCCCATGGCCAACAATAACTCGAATTCGACAGGAACAAGTGGAGGAGGAGCTGGTGCATCCAATACCATGACAAATAATACAGGATCTTCATCCTCATCGGGAAATTCTACAAATGCGAATACAAAACCCTCAACAGGCCCCGAAAGTCAACCG GTTTTAACGAAGGCCCGTCTTCTGGAGTTGGTACGTGAAGTGGATACAACAGCGCAACTGGATGAAGATGTTGAAGAGTTATTGCTACAAATAGCTGATGATTTTGTTGAAGATGCTGTCAAGGCCACTTGTGCCTTTGCCAAACATCGTAAAGTTTCTAAGGTCGAAGTACGCGATGTGCAATTACATTTGGAACGGAAATGGAATATGTGGATTCCTGGATTTGGTACGGATGAACTAAGACCATATAAACGTGCTGCCATTACAGAAGCCCACAAACAGCGTTTGGCTTTAATACGAAAAACTATTAAGAAATATTGA
- the LOC135963237 gene encoding zinc finger protein 208-like, with amino-acid sequence MSSLKLSSTIEARHKCRCCTQPAVNSIKLETFVNNCGDVEKTYREIFNEITNLDVLRIPPCKEHILPQQICMECGTQIVNSYKFIQQACKVTELYLRLGEEQNTQDDFKSLQETFMEITEKPIVEDDYKEIKIEPLNIEFSDLSNAETDESEPDNGDRAYIDNSKEENSSEEEDFKPVVKEKARKYSCNLCSNSYVSKYNLRYHIRRKHIEKTPVKTEKKPKQKDRLLCPYCGKSYSFSNSLKIHIRTHTGERPFTCDICNKAFRRKIGLTMHLVVHSDEKPHKCHLCGKGFKIMDKLKLHMRVHSELRPFKCDQCEKSFKYACVLKSHKLMHTGELPFACKTCGVAFSLRTSLNYHCLKNAHENSLKLSSTIEARHKCRCCTQPAVNSIKLETFVNNCGDMEKTYREIVNEITNFDVLRIPPCKEHILPQQICMECGTQIVNSYKFIQQACKVTELYLRLGEEQNTQHDFKSLQETFMEISEKPTVEDDYKEIKIEPLNIEFSDLSNAETDESEPDNGDRDYIDNSKEENSSEEEDFKPVVKEKARKYSCNLCSNSYISKYNLRYHIRRKHIEKTPEDEIKTENIISKVEKPKERERLLCPYCGKSYSFTNSLKTHIRIHTGERPFSCDICNKTFRRSIGLTMHRVVHSDEKPHKCHVCGKCFKIMDKLKLHMRVHSELRPFKCDQCEKSFKYACVLKSHKLMHTGELPFACKTCGVAFALRTSLNYHCLKNAHEK; translated from the exons ATGAGTTCTTTAAAACTTTCCTCAACAATTGAGGCTCGTCACAAATGCCGGTGTTGCACACAACCTGCTGTAAATTCTATTAAACTGGAGACGTTTGTGAACAATTGTGGGGATGTGGAAAAAACCTACagggaaattttcaatgaaatcaCTAATCTCGATGTACTGCGA ATACCGCCGTGTAAAGAGCATATTTTGCCTCAACAAATATGCATGGAATGTGGTACACAAATTGTCAATtcctataaatttatacaacaggCCTGTAAAGTTACTGAGCTATATCTAAGACTAGGAGAAGAGCAGAATACTCaagatgattttaaaagtttacaaGAAACATTTATGGAAATAACAGAAAAACCTATAGTAGAGGATGATTACAAAGAAATCAAAATAGAACCTCTAAACATTGAATTTAGCGATTTATCTAATGCAGAAACAGACGAAAGTGAACCAGACAATGGAGATAG AGCTTATATAGACAACTCCAAAGAAGAAAATTCCTCCGAAGAAGAAGATTTTAAACCTGTTGTGAAAGAAAAAGCTAGAAAGTATTCTTGTAATTTATGTTCAAATTCCTATGTAAGCAAATACAATCTCCGCTATCATATTCGTAGAAAACATATAGAAAAAACGCCAGTTAAAAcggaaaaaaaaccaaaacaaaaagatCGTCTTCTTTGTCCCTACTGTGGAAAGTCGTACAGTTTTTCAAATAGCCTAAAAATTCATATACGTACTCATACGGGCGAAAGACCATTTACCTGTGATATTTGTAATAAAGCCTTCAGACGTAAAATTGGACTAACAATGCATCTAGTAGTACACAGTGATGAGAAACCTCATAAATGCCATTTATGCGGCAAAGGTTTTAAAATaatggataaattaaaattacacatgcGAGTCCATTCGGAATTGAGACCTTTTAAATGTGATCAATGTGAAAAGTCTTTTAAGTACGCCtgcgttttaaaatcacacaaGCTTATGCATACAGGAGAATTGCCCTTTGCTTGTAAAACCTGTGGAGTCGCGTTTTCATTAAGGACTTCATTAAATTatcattgtttaaaaaatgctcatgaaaa TTCTTTAAAACTTTCCTCAACAATTGAGGCTCGTCACAAATGCCGGTGTTGCACACAACCTGCTGTAAATTCTATTAAACTGGAGACGTTTGTGAACAATTGTGGGGATATGGAAAAAACCTACAGGGAAATTGTTAATGAAATCACTAATTTCGATGTACTGCGA ATACCGCCGTGTAAAGAACATATTTTGCCTCAACAAATATGCATGGAATGTGGTACACAAATTGTCAATtcctataaatttatacaacaggCCTGTAAAGTTACTGAGCTATATCTAAGACTAGGAGAAGAGCAGAATACTCaacatgattttaaaagtttacaaGAAACATTTATGGAAATATCAGAAAAACCTACAGTAGAGGATGATTACAAAGAAATCAAAATAGAACCTCTAAACATTGAATTTAGCGATTTATCTAATGCAGAGACAGACGAAAGTGAACCAGACAATGGAGATag AGATTATATAGACAACTCCAAAGAAGAAAATTCCTCCGAAGAAGAAGATTTTAAACCTGTTGTGAAAGAAAAAGCTAGAAAGTATTCTTGTAATTTATGTTCAAATTCCTATATAAGCAAATACAATCTCCGCTATCATATTCGTAGAAAACATATAGAAAAAACGCCAGAAGATGAAATTAAAACGGAAAACATCATTTCAAAAGTAGAAAAACCAAAAGAAAGAGAACGTCTTCTTTGTCCCTACTGTGGAAAGTCGTACAGTTTTACAAATAGCCTAAAAACACATATACGTATTCATACGGGCGAAAGACCATTTTCCTGTGATATTTGTAATAAAACCTTCAGACGTTCAATTGGACTAACAATGCATCGAGTAGTACACAGTGATGAGAAACCTCATAAATGCCATGTATGcggcaaatgttttaaaataatggataaattaaaattacacatgcGAGTCCATTCGGAATTGAGACCTTTTAAATGTGATCAATGTGAAAAGTCTTTTAAGTACGCCtgcgttttaaaatcacacaaGCTTATGCATACAGGAGAATTGCCGTTTGCTTGTAAAACCTGTGGGGTCGCGTTTGCATTAAGGACTTCATTAAATTatcattgtttaaaaaatgctcatgaaaagtaa
- the LOC135956574 gene encoding zinc finger protein 271-like, which translates to MSPSKTTGATKSQKCRCCTNPSSKFLELDSASSKNFATDKTYKDVLYEITNIKVSNHHEKSLTQKVCQKCSTQLNNCYKFILQARDVYEQYLLTLDEIGVEEEVKDFENIPEPLIEVPIDLNTVEKSPLGTKESPLATAESPLSADEIKTEPLTVECLPKARELMNVDNLPSDNDIKEEKPEYVDYNSASSANTEKKGVTTDLTIELLPEDPTTDPTYEEEREHFDSFNTDSEDDEDAEDPISEDDFDKDLSKAPIAISCDICHKIYKDRVALRTHKHYTHMPDEKKRPCPLCNFKSSRLSNLKVHIGVVHGADKVKEIFKPADDNGVQFPCSICQQTFRRKDTLQKHIKRIHQNPQPKEPRIKAKVTKEKERFLCTYCGGSFRTKYGLSRHVVIHTGERPFPCEICQKTFKRPEDLHMHRIIHSDAKPHQCLQCGKAFKRSDKLKIHMRVHSELRPYKCNECEKTFKYPNVLSTHMLIHTGQNPFQCKTCGESFSLRSSFNTHCLRNGHL; encoded by the exons ATGAGTCCTTCAAAGACTACGGGTGCaacaaaatctcaaaaatgtCGCTGCTGTACAAATCCATCTTCCAAGTTCCTTGAACTAGACTCGGCCAGTAGTAAAAACTTTGCAACAGATAAAACCTACAAGgatgttttatatgaaataaccAACATCAAA GTCTCCAATCATCACGAGAAATCTCTAACACAAAAAGTGTGCCAAAAGTGTTCTACACAATTAAATAATtgctataaatttattttacaagctAGAGACGTTTATGAGCAATATTTACTAACACTTGATGAGATAGGTGTGGAAGAGGAGGTTaaggattttgaaaatatacCCGAGCCGCTTATAGAGGTACCCATAGATCTTAACACTGTTGAGAAAAGTCCTCTTGGAACAAAAGAAAGTCCTCTAGCCACAGCAGAAAGTCCTCTGTCAGCTGATGAAATTAAAACAGAACCTCTGACAGTAGAATGCTTGCCCAAAGCAAGAGAGTTAATGAATGTCGACAATTTACCAAGTGACAATGATATTAAAGAAGAAAAACCGGAATATGTAGATTATAATAGCGCCAGTTCTGCTAACACAGAAAAGAAAGGTGTAACAACCGATTTAACCATAGAGCTATTGCCTGAAGATCCTACAACAGATCCCACATATGAAGAAGAAAG AGAGCACTTCGATAGTTTCAACACCGATTCCGAAGATGATGAGGACGCTGAAGATCCGATTTCAGAGGATGATTTTGATAAAGATCTATCTAAAGCACCTATAGCCATATCTTGTGATATTTGTCATAAGATTTATAAAGATAGAGTAGCTTTAAGGACACATAAACACTATACGCACATGCCAGATGAAAAGAAACGACCATGTCcattgtgtaattttaaatctaGTCGCTTATCCAATTTAAAGGTGCACATAGGTGTCGTTCATGGCGCCGATAAGGTTAAAGAGATTTTCAAGCCTGCAGATGATAATGGTGTACAATTCCCTTGCTCCATATGTCAGCAAACATTTAGGCGCAAAGACACTCTACAGAAACACATCAAACGTATACATCAGAATCCTCAACCCAAAGAGCCGCGCATTAAAGCCAAAGTCACCAAGGAAAAAGAACGTTTTCTTTGCACTTATTGTGGTGGCTCATTCCGTACGAAATATGGCCTTAGTCGTCATGTGGTAATCCATACTGGCGAACGACCATTTCCATGTGAAATTTGTCAGAAAACCTTTAAACGTCCTGAGGATTTACACATGCATCGTATAATACACAGCGATGCAAAGCCCCATCAATGCCTACAATGTGGCAAGGCATTTAAACGTTCCGATAAGCTGAAAATTCACATGAGAGTTCACTCGGAATTAAGACCGTATAAGTGTAATGAATGcgagaaaacatttaaatatccCAACGTTTTAAGTACACACATGCTAATACACACGGGTCAAAATCCATTTCAGTGTAAAACTTGTGGCGAATCATTTTCCTTACGGTCATCATTTAATACTCATTGTTTAAGAAATGGACATCTGTAA
- the Taf12 gene encoding transcription initiation factor TFIID subunit 12 isoform X2 — MASPSQSSPMANNNSNSTGTSGGGAGASNTMTNNTGSSSSSGNSTNANTKPSTGPESQPVLTKARLLELVREVDTTAQLDEDVEELLLQIADDFVEDAVKATCAFAKHRKVSKVEVRDVQLHLERKWNMWIPGFGTDELRPYKRAAITEAHKQRLALIRKTIKKY, encoded by the exons ATGGCATCACCATCTCAAAGTAGCCCCATGGCCAACAATAACTCGAATTCGACAGGAACAAGTGGAGGAGGAGCTGGTGCATCCAATACCATGACAAATAATACAGGATCTTCATCCTCATCGGGAAATTCTACAAATGCGAATACAAAACCCTCAACAGGCCCCGAAAGTCAACCG GTTTTAACGAAGGCCCGTCTTCTGGAGTTGGTACGTGAAGTGGATACAACAGCGCAACTGGATGAAGATGTTGAAGAGTTATTGCTACAAATAGCTGATGATTTTGTTGAAGATGCTGTCAAGGCCACTTGTGCCTTTGCCAAACATCGTAAAGTTTCTAAGGTCGAAGTACGCGATGTGCAATTACATTTGGAACGGAAATGGAATATGTGGATTCCTGGATTTGGTACGGATGAACTAAGACCATATAAACGTGCTGCCATTACAGAAGCCCACAAACAGCGTTTGGCTTTAATACGAAAAACTATTAAGAAATATTGA
- the LOC135963219 gene encoding LOW QUALITY PROTEIN: zinc finger protein 568-like (The sequence of the model RefSeq protein was modified relative to this genomic sequence to represent the inferred CDS: deleted 2 bases in 2 codons) — protein sequence MRSCCLCNKNVEREKGTFFNIPKDERIRKKWSENCRINFTPNSRICMDHFSSSDIIKRTNKVSLLPNAVPFVLPVNDNSPVPLPDEEISSEKNCPTDLMLDTSIEYVQINTTGTSNQKCRCCSNPTANFIKLDVFFKTPDESEKTYKDLLYELTKLSISAYQEINMPQQICEKCGAQLRNAYKFIQQACKVSKQYLQLVQLNTPEDIKNIEQLQESLIEISAPIAEQLHDELKVEPLSVECNMDIKEENEESEVFLPMISNNEESQEERDFLQNSNTDEHSSEDDEDSDEPESVKDVDEDLNDETLARCCDICHKVYRNEKFLKIHKRYTHMPEEDKLPCPLCSYKASRSSALKVHMGLVHGHDKVKEYFKPVLDSGKKYPCNLCPRSYGRKDSLRKHVRRKHLNKPSKEETPTKKTKPQKPKDKERFLCTYCGQSYSSKCGLESHVLTHTGERPFSCEICSKTFKRLKDLQLHRVIHSDEKPHQCSECGKAFKRVDKLKIHMRVHSELRPYKCNECEKTFKYPSVLRTHMHIHTGQTPFACKTCGEAFSLRTSLNNHCLKNGHVKLKQLLQGITCCKLYVAGIEKMRSCCLCNKNVESKNGMFFNIPKDERIRKKWSEVCRINFTPNSRICVDHFSSSDIINRANKVSLMPNAVPFVLPVKANSPVALPDEDISSEKICPPDLVWETPINTSGTSIQKCRCCSNPTANFIKLDDFIKTAEKTYKDLLYELTKLSLSTYQEFNMPQQICKKCGAQLRNAYKFIQQACNVSKQYLELIDQQNTQEDIKNIELLQESLIEISAPIAEQLQDELKVEPLDIECNVEIKEEIVESEVFLPMISNNEESQEEKDFLQISVSNTTEHSSENDEDSDEPESVKDVDEDINDETLPRCCDICHKVYLNEKFLKIHKRYTHMPEEDKLPCPLCSYKASRSSDLKVHMGLVHGPDKVTEYFKPVLVSAKKYPCNLCSRSYSRIDSLRRHVSRKHLNNPSQEEKPTKKIKDKKRFLCTYCGQSCSTNCGLESHMLTHTGERPFSCEICSKTFKRLKDLQLHRVIHSDEKPHKCSECGKGFKRVDKLKIHMRVHSELRPYKCNECEKTFKYPNVLRTHMNIHTGQTSFAYKPCGEAFSLRTSLNYYHCLKNGNIK from the exons ATGCGTAGCTGTTGCCTTTGCAACAAAAACGTAGAACGTGAAAAAGGAACGTTTTTCAACATTCCAAAAGACGAGCGGATAAGAAAAAAGTGGAGTGAGAATTGTCGCATAAACTTCACACCGAATTCACGTATATGTATGGACCACTTTTCATCATCTGATATTATAAAACGgacaaacaaagtttcattaTTGCCGAACGctgtaccttttgttctgccaGTTAATGACAATAGTCCAGTTCCATTGCCAGA TGAGGAAATAAGTTCAGAGAAAAATTGTCCCACAGATTTAATGTTGGATACTTCAATAGAGTATGTACAAATTAATACAACTGGCACATCTAACCAGAAATGTCGTTGTTGCTCAAATCCAACcgcaaatttcataaaacttGATGTGTTTTTTAAGACACCTGATGAATCGGAAAAAACGTACAAGGATCTCTTATATGAATTAACAAAACTTAGT ATATCTGCATATCAGGAAATTAATATGCCTCAACAAATCTGTGAGAAATGTGGAGCTCAACTAAGAAATGCTTACAAATTTATACAGCAGGCATGTAAAGTTTCAAAACAATATCTTCAACTAGTCCAACTGAATACGCCAgaagatattaaaaatattgaacagtTACAAGAATCATTAATAGAAATATCGGCACCCATCGCCGAACAATTACATGATGAACTGAAAGTTGAGCCTTTGAGTGTAGAATGTAACATGGACATAAAAGAAGAAAATGAGGAAAGTGAAGTATTTTTGCCAATGATTTCAAACAATGAGGAGTCACAAGAAGAAAG agattttttacaaaattccaatACTGACGAGCACTCATCTGAAGATGACGAAGATAGTGACGAACCAGAGTCAGTAAAAGATGTTGATGAGGATCTAAATGATGAAACTTTGGCCAGATGTTGTGACATATGCCACAAGGTATATCGAAAtgagaaatttcttaaaatacacAAGCGCTATACTCACATGCCAGAAGAAGATAAACTACCTTGTCCCTTATGTAGCTACAAAGCCAGCCGTTCTTCGGCTTTAAAAGTGCACATGGGTTTAGTGCATGGCCACGACAAAGTTAAGGAATATTTTAAACCTGTGCTGGACTCGGGTAAAAAATATCCCTGCAATTTATGTCCTCGTTCATATGGACGAAAAGATAGTCTGCGCAAGCATGTTAGAAGAAAACATCTAAATAAACCCTCTAAAGAAGAGACgcctacaaaaaaaacaaaaccccAAAAACCTAAGGATAAAGAACGTTTTCTTTGTACCTATTGCGGACAATCATACAGTTCCAAATGCGGTTTGGAAAGTCATGTACTTACGCATACCGGAGAAAGACCATTCTCCTGCGAAATATGCAGTAAGACTTTTAAACGCCTAAAGGACTTGCAATTACACCGTGTTATACACAGTGATGAGAAACCCCATCAATGTTCGGAGTGTGGTAAAGCCTTTAAACGAGTGGATAAGTTAAAAATTCACATGAGAGTACATTCCGAATTAAGACCTTACAAATGCAATGAATGTGAAAAGACTTTTAAGTATCCTAGTGTATTACGTACCCATATGCACATACATACGGGACAAACGCCGTTTGCTTGCAAAACTTGTGGTGAAGCATTCTCATTGAGAACTTCATTAAATAATCACTGTTTAAAGAATGGTCATGTAAAG TTGAAGCAATTACTGCAAGGAATTACATGTTGTAAATTATACGTAGCAGGAATAGAAAAAATGCGTAGCTGTTGCCTTTGCAATAAAAACGTAGAGAGTAAAAATGGAATGTTTTTCAACATTCCAAAAGACGAGCGGATAAGAAAAAAGTGGAGTGAGGTTTGTCGCATAAACTTCACACCAAATTCACGGATATGTGTGGACCACTTTTCATCATCTGATATTATAAATCGGGCAAACAAAGTTTCATTAATGCCGAACGctgtaccttttgttctgccaGTTAAAGCCAATAGTCCAGTTGCATTGCCAGA tgAGGACATAAGCTCAGAAAAAATCTGTCCCCCAGATTTAGTGTGGGAAACTCCAATTAATACCAGTGGTACATCTATCCAGAAATGTCGTTGTTGCTCAAATCCAACTGCAAATTTCATTAAACTTGATGATTTTATTAAGACAGCTGAAAAAACGTACAAGGATCTCTTATATGAATTAACAAAACTTAGT CTATCTACATATCAGGAATTCAATATGCCTCAACAAATCTGTAAGAAATGTGGAGCTCAACTAAGAAATGCTTACAAATTTATACAGCAGGCATGTaatgtttcaaaacaatatCTCGAACTAATCGACCAACAGAATACGCAAgaagatattaaaaatattgaactttTACAAGAGTCATTAATAGAAATATCGGCACCAATCGCCGAACAATTACAGGATGAACTAAAGGTTGAACCTTTGGATATAGAATGTAACGTGGAGATAAAAGAAGAAATAGTGGAAAGTGAAGTATTTTTGCCAATGATTTCAAACAATGAGGAGTCACAAGAAGAAAA AGATTTTTTACAGATTTCTGTTTCCAATACGACCGAGCACTCATCTGAAAATGACGAAGATAGTGACGAACCAGAATCAGTAAAAGATGTTGATGAGGATATAAATGATGAAACTTTACCTAGATGTTGTGACATATGCCACAAGGTATATCTAAAtgagaaatttcttaaaatacacAAGCGCTATACTCACATGCCAGAAGAAGATAAACTACCTTGCCCATTGTGTAGCTACAAAGCCAGCCGTTCGTCGGATTTAAAAGTGCACATGGGTTTAGTGCATGGCCCCGATAAAGTTACGGAATATTTTAAACCTGTACTTGTCTCGGCTAAAAAATACCCCTGCAATTTATGTTCTCGTTCATATAGCCGCATAGATAGTCTGCGCAGGCATGTTAGTAGAAAACATCTAAACAATCCCTCTCAAGAAGAaaagccaacaaaaaaaattaaggatAAAAAACGTTTTCTTTGTACTTATTGCGGACAATCATGCAGTACCAATTGCGGTTTGGAAAGTCATATGCTGACGCATACCGGGGAAAGACCATTTTCCTGTGAAATATGCAGTAAGACTTTTAAACGCCTAAAGGACTTGCAATTACATCGTGTTATACACAGTGATGAGAAACCCCATAAATGTTCGGAGTGTGGTAAAGGATTTAAACGAGTGGATAAGTTAAAAATTCACATGAGAGTACATTCCGAATTAAGACCTTACAAATGCAATGAATGTGAAAAGACTTTTAAGTATCCAAATGTATTACGAACCCATATGAACATACATACGGGACAAACGTCGTTTGCTTACAAA CCTTGTGGTGAAGCATTCTCATTGAGAActtcattaaattat tatcaCTGTTTAAAGAATGGTAATATAAAgtag